Proteins encoded in a region of the Candidatus Hydrogenedentota bacterium genome:
- the rlmB gene encoding 23S rRNA (guanosine(2251)-2'-O)-methyltransferase RlmB has product MSEKHIHGVKAVGEALREAGRVNRLYLAKESRAHGADALATAAKAVGVPFDYVPQAKLNELAGTLEHQGVVAAISPVAYASFESIVETCPPKAIVLVLDQVQHPRNLGMLIRTAACAGVHAIALPERGGALIDDDVLRASAGAVFHVPVAMCGNVAQVIRDLRDAGFWTYGLDAAGDQSVFDVNWADRCAIVMGNETKGLRPGVRKACDVIARIPLAKGMESLNVSVAAGVALFQVAASHGFR; this is encoded by the coding sequence ATGTCCGAAAAACACATTCATGGCGTGAAAGCCGTCGGCGAAGCCTTGCGCGAAGCGGGGCGGGTGAATCGTCTTTACCTGGCGAAAGAATCACGGGCGCACGGGGCCGACGCCCTCGCGACGGCGGCAAAGGCCGTGGGCGTGCCGTTCGACTACGTGCCCCAGGCGAAACTCAACGAGCTTGCCGGGACGCTGGAGCACCAGGGCGTCGTCGCGGCAATTAGCCCCGTGGCGTACGCATCGTTCGAGTCAATCGTCGAGACGTGCCCGCCAAAAGCCATTGTGCTTGTGCTCGATCAGGTCCAGCACCCGCGCAATCTCGGCATGCTCATCCGTACCGCCGCATGCGCGGGCGTCCACGCGATCGCGCTGCCCGAACGTGGCGGCGCATTGATCGACGATGACGTGCTGCGCGCGAGCGCGGGCGCCGTCTTCCACGTCCCGGTCGCGATGTGCGGAAACGTCGCGCAGGTGATTCGCGACTTGCGCGATGCCGGGTTCTGGACGTATGGCCTCGACGCAGCGGGCGATCAGAGCGTCTTCGACGTGAACTGGGCCGACCGCTGCGCGATTGTCATGGGCAACGAAACGAAGGGCCTGCGCCCCGGTGTGCGAAAGGCGTGCGACGTGATCGCGCGAATCCCGCTCGCAAAGGGAATGGAAAGCCTGAACGTATCTGTCGCCGCCGGCGTCGCACTGTTCCAGGTCGCCGCGAGCCACGGATTTCGCTGA
- a CDS encoding S1/P1 nuclease: MRPHPQFPPGGAIRASYFLPFILLIASFDAFAWNKPGHMVTAGVAFDSLRGHDDDVIKKVTALLQHHPFYEPQWKSQIRALSAEDQALVLFMLASAWPDDVRMDRRFHQGAWHFANFPYVPKGQPRHIRGRDPDPDNILSAFSHNVKIVQNKARPDAERAVALAWIFHLVGDVHQPLHTVSLFTVQWPNGDRGGNDFIIRAKAENQPIDLHRFWDDLIIGSDRLRSIRNASILIRKTFPRDHLRELQHREFREWSAESFQLAQSHVYQFGKLPGSVDKNNAPVLTQSYRMNAKALAERRAALAGYRLADVLEQLFD, encoded by the coding sequence ATGCGGCCCCACCCCCAGTTTCCGCCCGGCGGCGCAATTCGGGCGTCCTACTTTCTACCGTTCATACTCCTGATCGCTTCATTCGACGCATTCGCGTGGAACAAGCCGGGTCACATGGTCACGGCCGGCGTCGCATTCGACTCGTTGCGTGGTCACGATGACGACGTGATCAAGAAGGTCACGGCGTTGTTGCAGCACCACCCGTTCTACGAGCCGCAGTGGAAGAGCCAAATCCGGGCGCTGTCCGCGGAGGACCAGGCGCTCGTGCTGTTCATGCTCGCGTCCGCCTGGCCGGACGACGTACGGATGGATCGCCGCTTTCACCAGGGCGCGTGGCACTTCGCGAATTTTCCGTACGTGCCGAAAGGGCAACCGCGGCACATCCGCGGGCGAGACCCGGACCCGGACAACATCCTGAGCGCGTTCAGCCACAATGTGAAGATTGTGCAGAACAAGGCGCGACCGGATGCCGAACGTGCGGTTGCGCTCGCATGGATATTTCATCTGGTGGGGGACGTCCATCAGCCGCTGCACACGGTCTCGCTGTTTACGGTGCAGTGGCCGAACGGCGACCGTGGCGGGAACGATTTCATCATTCGTGCGAAGGCGGAGAACCAGCCAATCGATCTGCACCGGTTCTGGGACGATTTGATCATCGGGTCCGACCGGCTGCGGAGCATTCGCAATGCGTCGATCCTGATCCGGAAGACGTTTCCGCGGGACCATCTCAGGGAATTGCAGCACCGCGAGTTTCGCGAGTGGAGCGCCGAGAGTTTTCAGCTTGCGCAGAGCCACGTGTACCAGTTTGGAAAATTGCCCGGCAGCGTGGACAAGAACAATGCGCCGGTGCTGACGCAATCGTACCGGATGAACGCGAAGGCGCTTGCGGAACGGCGCGCGGCGTTGGCGGGGTACCGGCTCGCCGACGTGCTGGAGCAGTTGTTCGATTAG
- a CDS encoding protein kinase, translating into MTKIKCPVCEHTNDATRKDCMQCGAPLPKVRVHGSGPKPPSAPQPLGQSGGHSTFRKGQLVASRYTILDLVGKGGMGCIYRVHDNTLKEQVALKTLLPQYLRDKMVVERFFNEARIARQLSHPNIVRVHDIGMADQVLYISMEYLQGKSLRNMLEELLPGERLPVKDTVKIMIDLCTALEYAHQYTVHRDLKPENIMILPDGSLKLMDFGISKLMTTGKLTATAVVMGTPHYMPPEQFKDSSTVDARADIYSIGVILYEILTGNLPTGVPKPASQILRDVPPALDPIIAKCVEPEPFHRYATVAELKLALLGVMDLLRGGTIESKKIVKPPAAARGETLRRVAGGILVLVMIALTAIGVFGLEGRRARQLEEMNAQAVADPGESIERQWRQRYTTATELIVAAEQFTANREQTDEAVKRIFERIGTLRASAELNAERDPERAARLAHQALQCYAALLTPLPQGEYFFVVPGDDIDQDGFFMATHPVTVAQYSAWAPSANWPASASAATLDQPAVTSQYYDAQAYAANQGMRIPSRDEWERAFAEEPGPLATVFPEWTRTVTGGEPEADGLPTFGNELWVVTVSLDVDNNPTLPVFQSAQYYAPGQQISFRCVIPVNANPDAVRKLLGS; encoded by the coding sequence ATGACGAAGATAAAGTGTCCGGTGTGCGAGCACACGAACGACGCGACGCGCAAGGACTGCATGCAATGCGGCGCGCCGTTGCCGAAGGTGCGCGTTCACGGTTCGGGGCCGAAGCCGCCGTCCGCGCCGCAGCCGCTAGGCCAATCCGGCGGACACTCGACATTCCGCAAAGGGCAACTTGTCGCAAGCCGCTATACCATTCTCGACCTTGTGGGAAAAGGCGGGATGGGGTGCATTTATCGCGTCCACGACAACACGCTGAAGGAGCAGGTCGCGTTGAAGACGCTGCTGCCGCAGTACCTGCGAGACAAGATGGTCGTCGAGCGGTTTTTCAACGAGGCGCGTATTGCGCGGCAGCTTTCCCATCCGAACATCGTTCGTGTGCACGACATCGGCATGGCGGATCAGGTGCTCTACATTTCGATGGAGTATCTGCAGGGTAAGTCGCTGCGCAACATGCTCGAGGAGCTGTTGCCCGGCGAGCGCCTGCCGGTGAAGGACACGGTGAAGATCATGATCGATCTGTGCACGGCGCTCGAATACGCGCACCAGTACACGGTCCACCGCGACCTCAAGCCCGAGAACATCATGATTTTGCCGGACGGCTCGCTGAAGCTGATGGACTTCGGCATCTCGAAGTTGATGACGACCGGAAAGTTGACGGCGACGGCCGTGGTCATGGGCACGCCGCACTACATGCCGCCGGAGCAGTTCAAGGACAGCAGCACGGTTGACGCGCGCGCCGACATTTACAGCATCGGCGTGATCCTTTACGAAATACTCACCGGCAATCTTCCGACGGGCGTTCCGAAACCGGCGTCCCAGATTCTGCGCGACGTCCCCCCCGCGCTCGATCCGATTATCGCGAAATGCGTCGAGCCGGAGCCGTTCCACCGTTATGCGACCGTTGCCGAGTTAAAGCTGGCGCTTTTGGGCGTCATGGATTTGTTGCGGGGGGGCACGATCGAATCCAAGAAGATAGTGAAACCACCCGCGGCGGCGCGCGGCGAGACGCTGCGCCGCGTCGCGGGCGGTATTCTTGTTCTCGTCATGATCGCGCTGACGGCAATTGGCGTCTTCGGGCTCGAAGGGCGACGCGCGCGTCAGTTGGAAGAGATGAATGCACAGGCCGTGGCCGATCCCGGCGAATCGATCGAACGGCAATGGCGTCAACGGTACACAACGGCGACCGAACTGATCGTGGCCGCTGAACAGTTCACGGCGAACCGCGAACAAACGGACGAAGCGGTGAAGCGCATTTTCGAGCGGATTGGCACGTTGCGCGCTTCGGCCGAATTAAATGCCGAGCGCGATCCGGAACGCGCGGCGAGGTTGGCGCACCAGGCGCTGCAATGCTATGCGGCGTTGCTAACTCCGCTTCCGCAGGGCGAATATTTTTTCGTAGTGCCGGGCGACGACATCGATCAAGACGGGTTCTTCATGGCGACGCATCCAGTGACGGTTGCGCAATACAGCGCGTGGGCGCCGTCCGCGAACTGGCCGGCGAGCGCGTCCGCCGCAACGCTTGATCAACCGGCGGTAACGAGCCAGTACTACGACGCGCAGGCGTACGCGGCGAACCAAGGCATGCGCATCCCTTCGCGTGACGAATGGGAGCGCGCATTCGCGGAAGAACCTGGGCCGCTGGCCACCGTATTTCCGGAGTGGACGCGCACCGTCACGGGAGGCGAACCGGAGGCGGACGGACTGCCGACGTTTGGAAATGAACTGTGGGTTGTGACTGTTTCATTGGATGTCGACAACAATCCGACGTTGCCGGTGTTTCAGTCCGCGCAATACTACGCGCCGGGACAGCAGATAAGTTTTCGGTGCGTGATACCCGTCAACGCGAACCCCGACGCGGTGCGCAAACTTTTGGGATCGTGA